A window of Lagopus muta isolate bLagMut1 chromosome 16, bLagMut1 primary, whole genome shotgun sequence contains these coding sequences:
- the ZSWIM1 gene encoding zinc finger SWIM domain-containing protein 1, translating into MAEDAGNGCLVSYELDAEGRMASVSFQSAEMGALFARFPQALLVHRACAPSGRALYVFLADGPWLAGRGAAGRVVHLAVPRDESARGLARMCEAFRAFNPAWWRTRVLLVGPDLPEPVALGQAFPGAEVRLSAFHVCKHLQEQIQRLGLEHRAEQLLLNTLHGTMCKATESKRREMHRVLSETVPPDLLPRFHAHWLLTNKIWATHGERGCKKSCDYFMELETVTQGISQVFNAELFLETCIASFAKYYQKCVSETPPSDTVCSTACPDHRAASQTSPTSNSPLQPLAPCQDQPSQCCVPDSPMATAAPQLPVALRSQPAPPQPLLQSGSVSTCSLYIPSSPAIKEEATEYSEGDSDEGVNQKAEERIMRSLSDICTEFAARLCLSELAVVQKSVQLIGSSTDAVNVQILEDAHKVTQEGLCHCTCHFNQTFQLPCRHIQAVLNLERKTLQPEMLGRQWQKGRDIIIESTRGSAEHLLEDLESPWDESRDKFLAVSLLTEEVSQLLTCCSTEEFELRCSTLRALADSWIGPYMQVKL; encoded by the coding sequence ATGGCGGAGGACGCGGGGAACGGCTGCCTGGTGTCCTACGAGCTGGACGCCGAGGGCCGCATGGCCTCCGTCAGCTTCCAGAGCGCCGAGATGGGCGCGCTGTTCGCTCGCTTCCCCCAGGCCCTGCTGGTGCACCGAGCCTGCGCCCCGAGCGGCCGGGCGCTGTACGTCTTTCTGGCGGACGGGCCGTGGCtggcggggcgcggggccgcgggcaGGGTGGTGCACCTCGCAGTGCCCCGCGACGAGTCGGCACGCGGCTTGGCCCGCATGTGCGAGGCCTTCCGGGCGTTCAACCCCGCGTGGTGGCGCACCCGGGTGCTGCTGGTGGGCCCCGACCTCCCCGAGCCCGTGGCGCTGGGCCAAGCCTTCCCCGGGGCCGAGGTGCGCCTCTCAGCTTTCCATGTGTGCAAGCACCTGCAGGAGCAGATTCAGCGGCTGGGCCTGGAGCACCGGGCCGAGCAGCTGCTCCTCAACACCCTGCACGGCACCATGTGCAAGGCCACGGAGAGCAAACGCAGGGAGATGCACCGCGTCCTGAGTGAGACGGTACCGCCAGACCTGCTGCCACGCTTCCACGCTCACTGGCTGCTCACCAATAAGATCTGGGCCACGCATGGGGAGAGAGGCTGCAAGAAGAGCTGTGACTATTTTATGGAGCTGGAGACCGTCACCCAGGGCATAAGCCAGGTTTTTAATGCTGAGCTCTTCTTGGAAACTTGCATTGCCTCGTTTGCAAAGTACTACCAGAAGTGTGTTTCTGAGACCCCTCCCAGTGATACTGTGTGCTCCACTGCCTGTCCTGATCACCGTGCAGCTTCCCAAACCTCACCCACCTCGAATTCCCCTCTGCAGCCCCTGGCACCATGTCAGGATCAGCCATCCCAGTGCTGTGTCCCGGACTCTCCCATGGCAACGGCAGCTCCTCAACTCCCAGTGGCCCTCCGCAGCCAGCCTGCACCTCCCCAGCCTCTCCTCCAGAGCGGGTCTGTGAGCACTTGCTCCTTGTACATTCCTTCATCTCCTGCAATTAAAGAGGAGGCTACAGAATATTCTGAGGGGGACAGCGATGAGGGGGTGAACCAAAAGGCTGAAGAACGTATCATGCGATCTTTGTCTGATATTTGCACAGAGTTTGCTGCCAGGCTGTGCCTGAGCGAGCTTGCAGTGGTTCAGAAGTCTGTACAGCTGAtaggcagcagcacagatgctGTCAACGTACAGATCCTTGAAGATGCTCACAAAGTGACTCAGGAAGGGCTGTGCCACTGCACGTGCCACTTCAACCAGACGTTCCAGTTGCCCTGCCGGCACATCCAGGCTGTGCTGAACTTGGAGAGAAAGACCTTGCAGCCTGAGATGCTGGGGAGGCAGTGGCAGAAGGGACGTGACATCATCATCGAGAGCACGCGAGGCAGTGCTGAACACCTCCTGGAGGACCTGGAGAGCCCTTGGGATGAGTCTCGGGACAAATTCCTGGCTGTGTCCTTGCTCACAGAAGAGgtcagccagctcctcacctgTTGTAGCACAGAGGAGTTTGAGCTCCGGTGCAGCACGCTGCGAGCGCTGGCTGACAGCTGGATCGGGCCCTACATGCAGGTGAAACTCTAG
- the CTSA gene encoding lysosomal protective protein isoform X3 — MLPLLCALLLGLGPAHAAPAGHEVTFLPGLPKQPSFRHFSGHLCIGPTQRLHYWFVEAQNNPQSSPLVLWLNGGPGCSSMEGFLKEHGPFLVQPDGVTLKYNDYAWNKIANMLYLESPAGVGFSYSEDKKYATNDTEVAHNNYLALKEFLRLFPEYSKNDLFLTGESYGGIYIPTLAEWVMQDPSLNLKGIAVGNGLSSYEINDNSLVYFAYYHGLLGTQLWKDLQAFCCSEGKCNFHDNSNLNCTLKMAEMIEIVEESGLNIYNLYAPCAGGVPGSMRYEGDYLVTHDLGNSFIRMPMRFSWRQNLFRMPVARNKVRMDPPCTNSTAPTMYLNSPEVRKALHISPDAPEWQVCSFEVNRSYKRLYTQMNDQYLKLLGAMKYRILVYNGDVDMACNFLGDEWFVDSLCQKVQVARRPWLYTEGGENQIGGFVKEFTNIAFLTVKGAGHMVPTDQPLAAFTMFSRFIKNEPY, encoded by the exons ATGCTGCCGCTGCTGTGCGCACTGTTGTTGGGGCTGGGGCCGGCCCACGCCGCGCCCGCGGGCCATGAGGTGACGTTCCTGCCCGGGCTGCCCAAGCAGCCGTCCTTCCGCCACTTCTCGGGGCACCTGTGCATCGGGCCGACGCAGCGCCTGCACTACTG GTTTGTGGAGGCCCAGAACAACCCGCAGAGCAGCCCTCTGGTATTATGGCTGAACGGGGGCCCTGGCTGCAGTTCTATGGAAGGCTTCTTGAAAGAGCATGGCCCCTTCCTG GTGCAGCCCGATGGGGTCACGCTGAAGTACAATGACTACGCCTGGAACAAG ATTGCCAACATGCTCTACCTGGAGTCCCCTGCAGGCGTTGGCTTCTCATACTCCGAGGACAAGAAGTATGCTACCAACGACACCGAG gtcGCACACAACAACTACCTGGCTCTGAAGGAGTTCCTGCGGCTCTTCCCTGAGTACTCCAAGAACGACCtcttcctcacaggggagaGCTACGGCGGCATCTACATCCCCACTCTGGCAGAGTGGGTGATGCAGGACCCCAGCCTTAACCTCAAG GGAATCGCTGTGGGAAATGGCCTCTCCTCCTATGAGATCAACGACAACTCCTTGGTGTACTTCGCCTATTACCATGGCCTGCTGGGCACCCA gctgtggaAGGACTTGCAGgccttctgctgctctgaaggGAAGTGCAACTTCCATGACAACTCCAATTTGAACTGCACGCTTAAG ATGGCAGAGATGATTGAGATTGTAGAGGAGTCTGGGCTCAATATCTACAATCTCTACGCCCCGTGTGCTGGCGGTGTTCCTGGAAGCATGAG GTATGAGGGTGACTATCTCGTCACACATGACCTGGGGAACTCCTTCATCCGGATGCCAATGAGGTTCTCCTGGCGCCAG AACCTGTTCCGGATGCCTGTAGCCCGCAATAAGGTGCGGATGGACCCACCGTGCACCAACTCCACAGCACCGACCATGTATCTGAACTCCCCAGAAGTGAGGAAGGCTCTCCACATCTCCCCCGATGCCCCAGAGTGGCAGGTGTGCAG cttcGAGGTGAACCGCAGCTACAAGCGCCTGTACACGCAGATGAATGACCAGTACCTCAAACTTCTTGGAGCCATG aaatacagaatccTGGTGTACAATGGGGATGTTGACATGGCCTGCAATTTCCTTGGGGACGAGTGGTTCGTGGACTCCCTGTGCCAGAAG GTGCAGGTGGCTCGCCGGCCTTGGCTCTACACTGAAGGAGGTGAGAACCAGATCGGGGGCTTCGTGAAAGAGTTCACCAACATTGCCTTCCTCACTGTTAAG GGAGCCGGCCACATGGTGCCTACAGACCAGCCCCTCGCTGCCTTCACCATGTTCAGCCGTTTCATTAAGAATGAGCCCTACTAG
- the ZSWIM3 gene encoding zinc finger SWIM domain-containing protein 3, with the protein MELGARFRTYREFKESLCAYQQAHGSHYSLRSCTSVRFHNREHGTAVREDVMFMQVKFGCTRTQKYNKKRKKQPNLCPAYFVLQYNEDIDQLVISELCSDHVHVDTEFFLTGVGITRRANTTADGSPAVKLCRQQAEGTESSNEVDENLPEAEQVVDGTSALCRVPALSEAGKENDSPSAADRVTEVVKSCLNADSGALASLDVGSEQGLERLNFQTSKMKSLFTKFPTSLLLHRVQSQGEHVLYVLLVESKERVGKIVHWSVLKADTGQSISKMLAVFKEFNPEWRKVKVVFVDTSFPHKAVLQELFPLAQVLLSVYHTVRLLEENVNAAEMPLSAKQEMKLALKNAVFSTSADSLETLSQMMKSVVNAELYAYLQANWFSCELLWYMHTKKGLHSCSAHIDSLDLVTHRLSALFGQHSSLEASVLHLLECAECLDSKPLESSNWSPSCTKDCQRGFQEKPEAQVHATTEPDPPFDSQVLTEHPEPPRQTVPSVVVEGQACMLEELRDCSTAQGYQLCANEWEVVQMSTQLISAVPGGVEVRLLEDAHRVSDDCRSCSCYFQHRYRLPCRHVLAVLHAERRSVESGMVGHRWRRKYEQRAVPAELPEHMDIPGEAEDRRDRIQALSKELANLLLQSDGAQLEERSSALRAIVDAWAEQGGDKERGAEASPDLGVKQEAAGAP; encoded by the exons ATGGAGCTCGGGGCGCGTTTCCGGACGTACCGGGAGTTCAAGGAGTCCCTGTGCGCCTACCAGCAGGCCCACGGCTCACACTATAGCCTGCGCAGCTGCACCTCGGTGCGCTTCCACAACCGGGAGCACGGCACGGCCGTTCGCGAGGATGTGAT GTTCATGCAGGTGAAGTTTGGTTGTACCCGGACCCAAAAGTAcaataagaaaaggaagaagcagcccaATCTGTGTCCAGCTTACTTCGTTTTGCAATATAATGAGGACATAGATCAACTGGTGATCAGTGAGCTGTGTAGTGACCATGTACATGTGGACACGGAGTTTTTCCTGACCGGTGTTGGCATAACCAGAAGAGCCAACACCACAGCAGATGGCAGCCCTGCAGTcaagctgtgcaggcagcaggcagaagggACCGAAAGCTCCAACGAGGTGGATGAGAATTTGCCTGAGGCTGAGCAAGTTGTGGATGGAACATCCGCCCTGTGCAGGGTTCCTGCACTCTCagaggcagggaaggaaaatgatTCGCCCTCAGCAGCAGACAGAGTCACTGAAGTAGTGAAAAGCTGCCTGAATGCAGACAGTGGGGCACTGGCTTCACTTGATGTAGGCAGTGAGCAGGGGCTGGAGAGGCTCAACTTCCAGACCAGCAAGATGAAGAGCTTATTTACAAAGTTTCCTACCAGCCTTCTGTTGCACAGGGTACAGAGCCAGGGAGAACATGTTCTCTACGTGCTCTTAGTAGAGAGTAAAGAGCGAGTGGGGAAGATTGTGCACTGGTCAGTGCTGAAAGCTGACACGGGACAGAGCATCAGCAAAATGCTGGCTGTTTTCAAGGAGTTCAATCCTGAGTGGCGAAAGGTGAAGGTTGTTTTTGTGGACACGTCCTTCCCTCACAAAGCTGTCCTTCAGGAGCTCTTTCCTTTGGCTCAGGTGCTCCTTTCTGTCTACCACACTGTCCGACTGCTTGAGGAGAATGTgaatgcagcagaaatgccaCTTTCTGCCAAGCAAGAAATGAAGCTGGCCTTGAAGAATGCAGTATTTTCCACTTCGGCTGACAGTCTGGAAACCCTGTCTCAGATGATGAAGAGCGTGGTTAACGCGGAGCTGTACGCCTACCTCCAGGCCAACTGGTTCTCCTGCGAGCTGCTGTGGTACATGCATACCAAGAAAGGTCTTCATTCATGCAGTGCACACATTGACAGTCTGGATCTCGTCACACACCGGCTATCTGCTCTCTTTGGCCAGCACTCCTCCTTGGAGGCAAGCGTTCTCCATTTACTGGAGTGCGCAGAGTGTCTCGATTCCAAACCTCTGGAAAGCTCCAACTGGAGTCCCTCGTGCACCAAGGACTGTCAGAGAGGCTTCCAGGAGAAACCTGAAGCGCAGGTGCATGCCACCACAGAACCAGATCCTCCTTTTGACTCACAGGTTCTCACTGAGCACCCCGAGCCTCCCAGGCAGACGGTGCCCAGCGTGGTGGTGGAGGGGCAGGCCTGCATGCTGGAGGAGCTGCGTGACTGCTCCACGGCACAGGGCTACCAACTGTGTGCCAACGAGTGGGAGGTGGTGCAGATGTCCACGCAGCTCATCAGCGCCGTGCCGGGTGGCGTGGAGGTGCGGCTGCTGGAAGACGCGCACCGGGTGAGCGACGACTGCCGGAGCTGCAGCTGCTACTTCCAGCACCGCTACCGCCTGCCCTGCCGCCACGTGCTGGCCGTGCTGCACGCCGAACGCAGGAGCGTGGAAAGCGGCATGGTGGGCCACCGCTGGCGGCGGAAATACGAGCAGCGCGCCGTGCCCGCGGAGCTGCCGGAGCACATGGATATCCCGGGGGAGGCGGAGGACCGGCGGGACCGGATCCAGGCGCTCAGCAAGGAGCTGGCcaacctgctgctgcagagcgaCGGGGCGCAACTGGAGGAGCGCAGCTCCGCGCTCAGGGCCATCGTGGACGCTTGGGCCGAGCAAGGTGGGGACAAGGAGCGCGGTGCGGAGGCGAGCCCGGACCTGGGGGTGAAGCAGGAGGCGGCGGGCGCGCCGTGA
- the CTSA gene encoding lysosomal protective protein isoform X1, producing the protein MGAGHVLWGAAGSGCGVSGMLPLLCALLLGLGPAHAAPAGHEVTFLPGLPKQPSFRHFSGHLCIGPTQRLHYWFVEAQNNPQSSPLVLWLNGGPGCSSMEGFLKEHGPFLVQPDGVTLKYNDYAWNKIANMLYLESPAGVGFSYSEDKKYATNDTEVAHNNYLALKEFLRLFPEYSKNDLFLTGESYGGIYIPTLAEWVMQDPSLNLKGIAVGNGLSSYEINDNSLVYFAYYHGLLGTQLWKDLQAFCCSEGKCNFHDNSNLNCTLKMAEMIEIVEESGLNIYNLYAPCAGGVPGSMRYEGDYLVTHDLGNSFIRMPMRFSWRQNLFRMPVARNKVRMDPPCTNSTAPTMYLNSPEVRKALHISPDAPEWQVCSFEVNRSYKRLYTQMNDQYLKLLGAMKYRILVYNGDVDMACNFLGDEWFVDSLCQKVQVARRPWLYTEGGENQIGGFVKEFTNIAFLTVKGAGHMVPTDQPLAAFTMFSRFIKNEPY; encoded by the exons ATGGGCGCGGGTCATGTGCTGTGGGGCGCTGCGGGATCGGGGTGCGGGGTGAGCGGG ATGCTGCCGCTGCTGTGCGCACTGTTGTTGGGGCTGGGGCCGGCCCACGCCGCGCCCGCGGGCCATGAGGTGACGTTCCTGCCCGGGCTGCCCAAGCAGCCGTCCTTCCGCCACTTCTCGGGGCACCTGTGCATCGGGCCGACGCAGCGCCTGCACTACTG GTTTGTGGAGGCCCAGAACAACCCGCAGAGCAGCCCTCTGGTATTATGGCTGAACGGGGGCCCTGGCTGCAGTTCTATGGAAGGCTTCTTGAAAGAGCATGGCCCCTTCCTG GTGCAGCCCGATGGGGTCACGCTGAAGTACAATGACTACGCCTGGAACAAG ATTGCCAACATGCTCTACCTGGAGTCCCCTGCAGGCGTTGGCTTCTCATACTCCGAGGACAAGAAGTATGCTACCAACGACACCGAG gtcGCACACAACAACTACCTGGCTCTGAAGGAGTTCCTGCGGCTCTTCCCTGAGTACTCCAAGAACGACCtcttcctcacaggggagaGCTACGGCGGCATCTACATCCCCACTCTGGCAGAGTGGGTGATGCAGGACCCCAGCCTTAACCTCAAG GGAATCGCTGTGGGAAATGGCCTCTCCTCCTATGAGATCAACGACAACTCCTTGGTGTACTTCGCCTATTACCATGGCCTGCTGGGCACCCA gctgtggaAGGACTTGCAGgccttctgctgctctgaaggGAAGTGCAACTTCCATGACAACTCCAATTTGAACTGCACGCTTAAG ATGGCAGAGATGATTGAGATTGTAGAGGAGTCTGGGCTCAATATCTACAATCTCTACGCCCCGTGTGCTGGCGGTGTTCCTGGAAGCATGAG GTATGAGGGTGACTATCTCGTCACACATGACCTGGGGAACTCCTTCATCCGGATGCCAATGAGGTTCTCCTGGCGCCAG AACCTGTTCCGGATGCCTGTAGCCCGCAATAAGGTGCGGATGGACCCACCGTGCACCAACTCCACAGCACCGACCATGTATCTGAACTCCCCAGAAGTGAGGAAGGCTCTCCACATCTCCCCCGATGCCCCAGAGTGGCAGGTGTGCAG cttcGAGGTGAACCGCAGCTACAAGCGCCTGTACACGCAGATGAATGACCAGTACCTCAAACTTCTTGGAGCCATG aaatacagaatccTGGTGTACAATGGGGATGTTGACATGGCCTGCAATTTCCTTGGGGACGAGTGGTTCGTGGACTCCCTGTGCCAGAAG GTGCAGGTGGCTCGCCGGCCTTGGCTCTACACTGAAGGAGGTGAGAACCAGATCGGGGGCTTCGTGAAAGAGTTCACCAACATTGCCTTCCTCACTGTTAAG GGAGCCGGCCACATGGTGCCTACAGACCAGCCCCTCGCTGCCTTCACCATGTTCAGCCGTTTCATTAAGAATGAGCCCTACTAG
- the LOC125701119 gene encoding phospholipid transfer protein has product MAAGSCPLLLLLLLPWLAAASHSPPGCKIRITSKGLDLVKQEGLRFVEQELENITVSDLHGKEGQFHYNISQVKVMDLQLPFSNLHFQPQQNLAFDINNASISLRFRRQLLYWFFYDIGSINASADGVHIHTVLQLAKDEVGRLKISNMSCNASIARMHAGFSGTLRKVYEFLSTFIVTGMRFLLSQQICPSLEHASLVLLNSLLDTVPVRNYVDEHIGIDYSLLRDPAVSPETLDLDFKGMFFYRAREDQELENHAVEPVIKETERMVYVAFSEYFFDSAMHAYFQAGVLTIELEGEKVPKDLEVLLRATFFGTIFMLNPAVVDAPLRLVLQVSAPPRCVIKPSGTSVSVSAFLNISLVPADRPAVQLSSMAMESKLSAKVYLQGKALRVQLDLRRFRIYSKQSALESLALFSLQAPLKTLLQLTIMPIINERTKKGVQIPLPEGMDFTREVVTNHAGFLTVGADLHFSKGLREVIEKYRSTPAVPAEPTVQPTAANTDPHQL; this is encoded by the exons ATGGCTGCCGGCAgctgccccctcctcctcctgctcctgctgccctggctggcCGCAGCCTCGCACAGCCCTCCTGGCTGCAAGATCCGGATTACCTCCAAGGGGCTGGACCTCG TGAAGCAGGAGGGTCTGCGCTTCgtggagcaggagctggagaaCATCACAGTGTCAGACCTGCACGGGAAGGAGGGGCAGTTCCACTACAACATCAGCCA GGTCAAGGTGATGGACCTGCAGCTGCCATTTTCCAACCTGCACTTCCAGCCGCAACAGAACCTCGCCTTCGACATCAACAACGCTTCCATCAGCCTGCGCTTCAGGCGGCAGCTGCTCTACTGGTTCTT CTACGACATTGGATCCATCAATGCTTCTGCTGACGGTGTCCACATCCATactgtgctgcagctggccaAGGATGAGGTTGGACGCCTCAAGATTTCCAACATGTCCTGCAATGCCTCCATTGCCAGAATGCACGCAGGATTCTCTGGCACACTCAG GAAGGTCTATGAGTTCCTGAGCACCTTCATTGTCACAGGGATGCGCTTCCTCCTCAGCCAGCAG AtctgcccatccctggagcatgccagcctggtgctgctgaacTCCTTGCTGGACACAGTGCCAG TAAGGAACTACGTGGATGAGCACATTGGGATTGACTACTCCCTGCTCCGTGATCCAGCTGTCTCCCCAGAAACCCTCGACCTGGACTTCAAG GGCATGTTCTTCTATCGTGCGAGGGAGGACCAGGAGCTGGAGAACCACGCGGTGGAGCCGGTGATCAAGGAGACGGAGCGCATGGTTTATGTTGCCTTCTCTGAGTACTTCTTTGACTCAGCCATGCACGCATACTTCCAGGCGGGTGTGCTGACCATAGAGCTTGAGGGGGAGAAG GTACCCAAGGACCTGGAGGTTCTGCTGAGAGCCACCTTCTTTGGGACCATCTTCATGCTG AACCCTGCTGTGGTGGATGCTCCCTTGAGGCTGGTGCTTCAGGTGTCAGCTCCCCCCCGCTGTGTGATCAAACCCTCGGGGACCTCCGTCTCTGTCTCTGCCTTCCTCAACATCTCGCTGGTACCTGCAGACCGCCCTGCTGTCCAGCTTTCCAGCATGGCCAtg GAATCAAAGCTGAGTGCCAAGGTGTACCTGCAAGGGAAGGCACTGCGCGTGCAGCTGGACCTGCGACG GTTTCGCATCTATTCCAAGCAGTCAGCACTGGAGTCTCTGGCG ctGTTCTCACTGCAGGCCCCGCTGAAAACTCTGCTGCAGCTGACAATCATGCCCATCATTAACG AGAGGACAAAGAAGGGTGTGCAGATTCCTCTGCCAGAAGGCATGGACTTCACCAGGGAGGTGGTCACCAATCACGCG ggATTTCTCACAGTGGGAGCTGATCTCCACTTCTCCAAGGGGCTGCGGGAAGTGATCGAGAAGTACCGCTCCACCCCTGCAGTCCCTGCTGAGCCCACAgtgcagcccacagcagccaACACAGACCCCCACCAGCTGTAG
- the NEURL2 gene encoding neuralized-like protein 2 has product MAAPGHPPTRFHRVHGANVRLDASRTRATRVESFANALCFSHEPLAPGQIFLVEIEEKELGWCGHLRVGLTAHDPQSLGTVPEYSLPDLVGLGDTWVFAITRSHNRVSADGQEEPAPAPAPLWEPELRIEGVRIPRDKLVGRSRPGRYSHLLDELYRTNVLPPTALRSRIGVLYAPRPDGTADMHIVINGEDMGPSARSLPTARPLYAVVDVFASTKSVRVIQVEYGFPSLQTLCRLVIQKHVVHRLAIDGLDLPPMLKHFCQHE; this is encoded by the exons ATGGCGGCTCCGGGCCACCCTCCCACCCGCTTCCACCGCGTGCACGGCGCCAATGTGCGCCTGGACGCCTCGCGCACACGGGCCACGCGGGTCGAGAGCTTCGCCAACGCGCTGTGCTTCAGCCACGAGCCGCTGGCACCCGGGCAGATCTTCCTGGTGGAGATCGAGGAGAAGGAGCTGGGTTGGTGCGGGCACCTGCGCGTGGGGCTGACGGCGCACGACCCGCAGAGCCTGGGCACCGTGCCCGAGTATTCGCTGCCTGACCTGGTCGGCCTGGGAGACACCTGGGTGTTCGCCATCACCCGCAGTCACAACCGCGTGTCGGCCGACGGGCAGGAGGagccggccccggccccggccccgctctgGGAGCCCGAGCTGCGCATCGAGGGCGTGAGGATCCCCCGCGACAAACTGGTGGGGCGCAGCCGCCCCGGACGCTACAGCCATCTCCTGGATGAGCTGTACCGCACCAACGTGCTGCCTCCCACCGCCCTGCGCAGCCGCATCGGCGTGCTGTACGCCCCGCGGCCCGACGGCACCGCCGACATGCACATCGTCATCAACGGGGAGGACATGGGGCCGAGCGCCCGGAGCCTGCCCACCGCGCGGCCGCTCTACGCTGTGGTTGACGTCTTCGCCTCTACCAAAAGCGTCCGTGTGATCCAGGTGGAATACGGCT TCCCTTCCCTGCAGACGCTCTGCCGGCTGGTCATCCAGAAGCACGTTGTGCACCGCCTGGCCATCGACGGCTTGGATCTGCCCCCCATGCTGAAGCACTTCTGCCAACACGAGTGA
- the CTSA gene encoding lysosomal protective protein isoform X2: MGAGHVLWGAAGSGCGMLPLLCALLLGLGPAHAAPAGHEVTFLPGLPKQPSFRHFSGHLCIGPTQRLHYWFVEAQNNPQSSPLVLWLNGGPGCSSMEGFLKEHGPFLVQPDGVTLKYNDYAWNKIANMLYLESPAGVGFSYSEDKKYATNDTEVAHNNYLALKEFLRLFPEYSKNDLFLTGESYGGIYIPTLAEWVMQDPSLNLKGIAVGNGLSSYEINDNSLVYFAYYHGLLGTQLWKDLQAFCCSEGKCNFHDNSNLNCTLKMAEMIEIVEESGLNIYNLYAPCAGGVPGSMRYEGDYLVTHDLGNSFIRMPMRFSWRQNLFRMPVARNKVRMDPPCTNSTAPTMYLNSPEVRKALHISPDAPEWQVCSFEVNRSYKRLYTQMNDQYLKLLGAMKYRILVYNGDVDMACNFLGDEWFVDSLCQKVQVARRPWLYTEGGENQIGGFVKEFTNIAFLTVKGAGHMVPTDQPLAAFTMFSRFIKNEPY; the protein is encoded by the exons ATGGGCGCGGGTCATGTGCTGTGGGGCGCTGCGGGATCGGGGTGCGGG ATGCTGCCGCTGCTGTGCGCACTGTTGTTGGGGCTGGGGCCGGCCCACGCCGCGCCCGCGGGCCATGAGGTGACGTTCCTGCCCGGGCTGCCCAAGCAGCCGTCCTTCCGCCACTTCTCGGGGCACCTGTGCATCGGGCCGACGCAGCGCCTGCACTACTG GTTTGTGGAGGCCCAGAACAACCCGCAGAGCAGCCCTCTGGTATTATGGCTGAACGGGGGCCCTGGCTGCAGTTCTATGGAAGGCTTCTTGAAAGAGCATGGCCCCTTCCTG GTGCAGCCCGATGGGGTCACGCTGAAGTACAATGACTACGCCTGGAACAAG ATTGCCAACATGCTCTACCTGGAGTCCCCTGCAGGCGTTGGCTTCTCATACTCCGAGGACAAGAAGTATGCTACCAACGACACCGAG gtcGCACACAACAACTACCTGGCTCTGAAGGAGTTCCTGCGGCTCTTCCCTGAGTACTCCAAGAACGACCtcttcctcacaggggagaGCTACGGCGGCATCTACATCCCCACTCTGGCAGAGTGGGTGATGCAGGACCCCAGCCTTAACCTCAAG GGAATCGCTGTGGGAAATGGCCTCTCCTCCTATGAGATCAACGACAACTCCTTGGTGTACTTCGCCTATTACCATGGCCTGCTGGGCACCCA gctgtggaAGGACTTGCAGgccttctgctgctctgaaggGAAGTGCAACTTCCATGACAACTCCAATTTGAACTGCACGCTTAAG ATGGCAGAGATGATTGAGATTGTAGAGGAGTCTGGGCTCAATATCTACAATCTCTACGCCCCGTGTGCTGGCGGTGTTCCTGGAAGCATGAG GTATGAGGGTGACTATCTCGTCACACATGACCTGGGGAACTCCTTCATCCGGATGCCAATGAGGTTCTCCTGGCGCCAG AACCTGTTCCGGATGCCTGTAGCCCGCAATAAGGTGCGGATGGACCCACCGTGCACCAACTCCACAGCACCGACCATGTATCTGAACTCCCCAGAAGTGAGGAAGGCTCTCCACATCTCCCCCGATGCCCCAGAGTGGCAGGTGTGCAG cttcGAGGTGAACCGCAGCTACAAGCGCCTGTACACGCAGATGAATGACCAGTACCTCAAACTTCTTGGAGCCATG aaatacagaatccTGGTGTACAATGGGGATGTTGACATGGCCTGCAATTTCCTTGGGGACGAGTGGTTCGTGGACTCCCTGTGCCAGAAG GTGCAGGTGGCTCGCCGGCCTTGGCTCTACACTGAAGGAGGTGAGAACCAGATCGGGGGCTTCGTGAAAGAGTTCACCAACATTGCCTTCCTCACTGTTAAG GGAGCCGGCCACATGGTGCCTACAGACCAGCCCCTCGCTGCCTTCACCATGTTCAGCCGTTTCATTAAGAATGAGCCCTACTAG